Below is a window of Cheilinus undulatus linkage group 8, ASM1832078v1, whole genome shotgun sequence DNA.
TAATtataaatgcaataaataatCAGTTATAACAATGACATTCAGAAAGTTTACATTCAAGAGACTTGACTAAAGATTTAAAACATTCATCGGCCCCGTGGCAGTTTTCCAAACCTATTTGTGAACCAGCTGGTGGgtcaaaactgaaagaaaaaaaaaaaaaaaaaaaaaaggtctagAACCCAAAAAGTTGGTTCTTAGCTGCAACCCAAAAATAGCTGGTTCTTCCTAACAGACCATGACATCACCGGTGGGCGTGTCATTttctaggttgtgaagacgAGTGGATAATGGAGAAGAAATGGTCTGCTGAGGAGATGGTGAAGGCAAggttcacctgaacaccagaccGAATAATCAAcaaactcaagaaactgaagaaggaatgGGACAGCAAGAAGAACTTGGGCAAAATTGGAGCTGGATGTGGCGatacatgtccatcatgtcctcccacCTTGGTTCTGCTTAACCTGGTGTGAACGGAGGCTGGTTCGAGATAGCACCAAGAGCAGAGCCGGAGCTGGAGCCAGAACTAGAACCATCTCTCTCTCAGAGCACTATCAGAGTCAGATAACCTAAAAGCCTTCTGTACCACACAGTTCTGAACAAACAATATGAGGGTGTGCAATCCATTCTTTAATATAAAGATAGATAAAAAGAGAGGAAGATCAatctcagagctccatgatacACGCTGTCATACACATGAAGTCTCTGAGCAGGAGCCTTCTGGTGCAAAACACCACCAAAGTCaaggaaaggttaaaaaatggacTCAACACGTCTCTTTTAGACATAGAAGGAAAGACAGGACTTTTTTCTGTAGCCAAATCCAAGCAAAACCTTTAAACAAACCAAAAGCACACTATAGATTTGCATTGTTATAAAGGACAAAATAGACtacaaataaatacaacttCCTGAAGACAGAAGATGTATTAGAGAAATAAGGTTTTGATCGGGTTTTTGTTGTAAGTTTTGTAAATCAAGGCAGCCATGTTTGAAAGTCCTCAGGAAAAGCTTGGTATTTGAGCTttacaaacaaaataatttaaccTGACAGCACAGGGCAAATCTTGGGGATGCTTTGAGTCATAAATGACTTGTTGTGACACTTCTGATATCAAACAGCAGCTCAACAAACAGCTAAAGGTCAGCTCAGGCAGAGTTAGGGGAAATgcattgcaaaaaataaatggttAAGCTCTTTTTTTACTCATGCAATGTTGGATTTTCTCGTAAAATGTTAAGGTCAACCTACCCAGAAAAATGACTAACTTTCTtgcaaacaagaaaaaagttttcctgcagtttgccTGTCAGTCAGTGGAggagtggaggaggagaaataCCCGGATAAAATGAGGGTGAAAAACTCTGCTGTGTGAGTTCACATATGCAGCTCAACAAGGGAAATTTGGGACATTTTTAGGAGTTTCTTGGAAGCGTTAAATTGGTTTTAGAGTActtagattatttctttgaagGAACGAGAGTACGGAACAAGAGAGTATTTACTTTGAGGTATTATCCTCATCATGTTGAGTTTCTGAACCAGTATTTTGCTTTGTGTACCAGGCTTAAGATGGCTAAAGCTTCTTTTATTTAATCATGAATAAACATGTTCAGTATTTATGATCAGAAATCCCGGGATGTTGATTTAACTTTCACAGCACTACACATcatgcagacatttttctagaatattttgcaaaaaattccTACTTTCCTTATGTTTGAATTAGGCCTATTACTATGAACGCGTTAATGCTCgggattaatctggaaagcctAACGcgtgaaaaacaaacaaacaaacaaacaaacaaaaaaaagaattaaggcaatttaatcatatgactaagtttgaccacaacttcctctcGTAGTCCTTCTGTGCggatgtttacatccctggggtgaaaaggttaaaggcgggtcaaGCGCAGCCAGCGGTGacgagtgaggagacagacccaggtctgcttcacaacaaatttagatttaaaaagctgcctaatggaagtctggatgaaacagaAGTTATGTGTACATACTGCGgcgatgaactgtctttacactgaagtACAacaagtctgaagtaccacAAATCTTTCctatgttagcaaagacgctaacaacaacacgggatcaagccatgaaagcGTCTGTTGctaatgggataagcagtatagaaaatggatggatgttcaaCACCTGTGAGAAGGTGGGATGCCCTCTAGATTGGCCAAAGTAAAGGAACAAACTCAAACCTGCGATTTCCAAAAACTCATGTTAAATTGTACTGCAGAGAAAAATCACTTCCTGTCAGAGCAGTTCTATTGTCCTGGAGCCGCCACTCTGATGCACTCCATTGtggatacactgcaggtctattttcagcaccggcTGCTGCCATATCTGTCAATTTccatcaatcagaaagctccaagcAGGAAATCACAAGCATAGAGTATCTagtactttcaaaatgaaacacaatgGATGGAATACAAAttgcaaatcatcactataacaacattatgtctcatcctgcagcaagagtaAAGGGTCACTGGGAGGTCAgatgggtcacagagctacaacagcaccaatggagaggaaaaagttaacttttgagggcatttagccaaagaattttatataaaaccacagatccttgaagtaaacaaacttttaacttcctaatgtactcacccaatggctgAAGTAATAATGTCATGGACTCATGCcggaatggatgataaattaacccaaAATGGTACAACAATCCTCtcttgacatactattcctgcgtgaacttgcagttcttcCATGAACTCTGCCCGCTGCGTGCTGTTGCGCAGCACTCTAGACACTCTTCCAGTGGGCGAAGGTTTTCACCTTTGGTCAGAGCAAAAGCATGGTGCTGTGGATCATGATGCAgctgttgtatgtggaaattgtgggtaagCCAGGCAATGCTCTGCTTAAAAGATGTTAGATTCAACAGTCATGAAGTGATagactcagtggataacttcactctcacataaaaaataacattccATCAAGAACACGAGCAAAGGAATCCTAGAAGAGATCACTGACAACAATCAGCATctaaacacatgtaaacattcTGCCaaaaagcatgatgggaaagcCTCCGACATAtcccctccatctctctcttcaATTACATTATTCTAGCTAATACTGAAATTAGAGGGACCATTGCTTCATCTTTTAACATCACACTTAAACTGCTGTGAAAAACTattttccctgtttctgattcttgacttttttgcatatttatcacacttaaatgttttggatcatcaaaccaattttaaatatttcacaaagacaacctaagtaaatgcaaaatgcagtaattatttaatttcttaagaggggaaaaaagatcCAAACATATCTGGCcctaactgaaaaaataattgccCCCCCCCCGTTTCCCctattaaataaaatcatcatttagaaactgcattttccatttacttaggttgtctttgtgagatattaaaattggtttgattatccaaaaatttaaatgtgataaatatgcaaaaaagtcaggaatcagaaagggggcaaatagtTTTTTAGGGCACTGTAGATCTCTAACCATTACTAGAGCAGTTTAATTGAATTCAAGTGCAATACTACTTCACTGCTagatttttgttgttgatgtcaaattaacattgttttttattataacatCAATAGTTAATGTTGGTGTATTATAATAGGCCATAACAGACAGTAcatctagacctgccctctttgtaaagggTCTTGAGATAACTTCGGTTATGAATCGGCGCTATAGAAACTGAGTCAGTGGGCGGAGCTTTGGTCAGTTGATTCTACAGGGTTGAACTTACACTGGTGgatcaaataactccaacactgaaggccatttaaTTCTGAGtagagttaaaattacactttctGAAGTtttaacactccagtttttactgCAGGAAACAAAATGGCTGAAGGAGGAGGTGCAACAAGCCCAGCATGGTACAGCAGTAAATGCAAAGCATCAAATCTGATGGATCTCAGGACTGAAGGACCAACATGGCAACAGCGTGAGTGTTTGTACAAGAGGAGCTGGATTGGAACTGCTGCCTAGGTATGAAGCAGGTATCAGGTTTGTAGCAGGAGTTTTTGCgtttaaaaatcagttaagattttaaaaatctttccCTGTCTGCCAGGCTTCACAAATTATGTTTTAATGGTAGTATTATTGTAAAGTAACCAGTTATTTTAAAGTATCATTACCAAACACAGAGCTCATAGGGttacattgatttaaaaatgttgaaatgccCCTTTATTAACACAGTTGGAGTATGTACCTTCTGGTGTGCAGGAGGCTCCAGTGCCACCTGCATCACCTGTCCATGTGCGGGTACCCGGGCTTTACTGACCACCTCTCCTTCAGCCAGGAGCTCCATCTTCTGGACGTCATCCTCACTGAACCAGAGGAGAGGTCGTAGACCTGAACTAATCCTGATTCTCCTGTGGTCGCTGGGTGGGAAGTCCTGCTCTGTAAAGCTCTGACACCAGCTGCTGTCATCTTTCTTCATGGCTGCCTCGGGTTTGGACAGAGCCTCTCTGCGCTCCGATGACCCAGGATTCTTCTTTGCTTGGGAGGAATCCTCTGAGAGATTATGGTGTTTCTTCAGATCTCTGGAGGGCTTTTTCACAGCCTGCTGCTCCTTATTGACTCTGTCAGTTTTCCCAGAgagctgtctgtgtgttttcagaGCCTGGTGATGTTCTGATTGCTCTGCAGTTGCatggctgccatgttttggtgtctctgcatttgtgtttgtttgattttcctcccatctgtctgtctgtctgtttgcaGCTCGTCTGTCACTTACTCTGGAGTCTGCAGGAGCAGATATATGTGCGGCTGTGGATTTCCTCTCTTCCACATGAATGTATGTCTGTGCAGCCGGCTTTACCACAGAGCTGTGGTTGCTTGGCTTAATTCTATGCTTTGGGCCTGTAAATGCTGGGAGATGTGGATGCTGATGACTGGCTGAATGCTGGCTGGCGCCTTTTCTTTTAGATGCAATGCCTTtgcttttgtgtttatttctgagTGAGTCTGCGTGACTTCTCTCTCTGATGCTGCTTCCGTCATTGCCAGCAGCGTCTCTGAAACGTTTAGGTGCTGCTGAATGTTTACGCGCCCCTTTTTCAGAGCTAGATTTCCAGGCCCCGCTGTGGATGTGAGTAAGCGGCTGCTGGAAGGCAACGGCGGGGGGAAGCTCCACATttctggacttagatctgaaCTCTCCAGCAGAGCTGAGGGCTCGGGACGCCCGCCGGTCCATGTCGGTGGTCGGCAAAGGAAGAGGGAGAGTCATCGTCATGACAGCGAttgtgaggaagaggaggaggagcgggGACAGGAGGAGAAGCCATTTTTGACCACAGCAGACTTTTGACCACACTCGCCAGGCctggaaagaaataaaaaaacacaagttaaagGATGATCCAAGAACTATAATTATACAGAGTGGCTCTGTAATTCTCAACTGTAGCTTTTTTGCACTGAAGAGCGTGGGGCGCTCTGAACTCTGAGAGGTTAACTTCAGGCTACGCTGAACTCTCTTGGCTCCAGGCATGAGAAAACAAACGTGTTCGTGATTCACACTCTGAGAGGGGAAGggagcagaaaaacaaacagtgttCTGGCACGTTCTGCTGTTCTCTTCTGTGATATCACAATAGTGATGTGTGACCTTTTCACTGTTTATTTCCCaaaatggaaatgaaagagaaaagcaGGGATCCAGAGGCAGAGAAGGAGCAGAGCTGTTTATGCTGCACAAATCTGAATATGTAAGCAGCAGAATATGAAGCGTGTTTCAGCCCCCTCTGTTTCCAGTAGCTTTCAGCAGAATTGGACTTATCCAGCTGAGACCAATATGATTTTGGCATGCCCATAATTCAGCGCTGCCTCCTGCACGCAATgcacaggaaaagaaaaagctaTATTTCACATAATACTCTGCTGCTGCCTCAGTATGGCTTAGAGTTCTCTAATCTAAGGCTTTGAACGGATTCTGCTGTGCGCTGCTCCTTTATTTAGAATCAGGCTGTGGATCTGAACTTCTTTATTTGATGCCTTCAAACAAAGCTGGCTTTGATTTTAATGAACTCACATCCAGATCATGAAACCAAATGAAGATTTCTTCACTATTTCATGGTTGGTGTCAGGAGCAGAAACTGCAAATAAAGATGATAAACACTGGATTGTTGACTTTTTacttaaagtcttaaatttggaCTTATGGTTTTGGATTCTCTTTAAACTTAACATAGAAAAGCATGCAGACCCCTATGCTTTGAGAATAATTTCCTACTGGTGGTGTACTGACAATGATTTAattgcaggggtgtccaaactttttccactgagggccacatccaGAAATACAGTATATCAGGACATTTTGGCCTTTAATATCCACAGGACGAGATGTACAgtatgacattgattaagtccaaaactggaaaaaggaggagctggggtggaggagggttgtggGAGCAGTgcacagagagagcagcagagtgtaGCCAGGCAACAGCAGCATGAGAGCGAGTAGCCAAAAGTGCTTAGAACAattcagctggccatcagctgatgcattagatcagctgactaGGGCAGAGCTTGGAAATCACGTCCTGCCTGACCTGAAGCTAAATGCTCAATTTAATGGCTTACAAGGCAAAAAGACAGTCATTTCCAGGTTTTAGTGAATGCCAGTCAGatttcaagatattattattatgattgccaatattcaaatgtgggccatatttaattttatttctaaaatttgtTTCTGACCAACCAAAATTGGACCCTGgtcacatttggcccctgggccaaagtttggacacccttaAAATACAGTGTCACAGTaactttgttactttttatggtaactagTGGTGTGAcgcctttccttttttttttaaagatttatttttggcctttttgtgcctttattagatagaggaaggacagtggatagactcagaaacagggaagagagtggggagagacctgcgctaaagggcctcaggccagatttgaacccaggcaACCTGCagacatgggtagcaccttaatccacttgaccatctgcgcgCCCGCCgcgtttctttttaaaatcatcaacGGCGTTACAATTAGAGATATTTTAAATCACTCCTTCCTCCTTTCCACCACCAAAAATAGTTACTCTAACCTCACGAAGTATCGAGTTAAACACGCTTCAGTTAAACTAGTTCCCAGACGCTAAAAccgctaacccaggtacagctcaCGTTAGCTCAGACCAAGGAAGAGCCAATCCAAACAACCAAGGCTGGCCgagaaataatgagaaaacAGATCTCTCGTAAGAGGAGAGATAGGACTGCCATGCAGACCGACATTTAGAGAGCAGCTGGGATTTAATCTGTACTCTGTAAGTGGAGTGTATCTATTTTAGACTTCTTCATTAGTGTAAAATGCtttaacagtgtcaaaaattgaGAAGCATTTCTACTGTCTTCTATTGTTTCGCCACTTTCTAACAATATAATGTTCTATAAAATTAgagttatttcctctcacactgccacaacaacacaaatgaatGTGATTTGTACAACAATGAGAACTGAAGCAAAAAAGTAATGCTTGAAtcacttttcaaagtaactagttacttttacaacgcagtaactagtaactgtaactagttactattttATAACTTGCCCAGCTCTTATATATAAACAGATATCTGCATAAATGGCGCTCATTTCATATGGATCTGCTCATCTATAGGGCACAACTAAAAAGGTTGCATGTTGACTTTATATAAATCTGATCATTAACTACaattaaaattgtatttataGCAAATAATGTAATACAAtctaagtcaggggtgtccaaactatggcccgtgggccaaatgcagcccacgGTCAAATTTTGATTAGCCTGCAGCAAGTTCtagaaataaagtgaaatatagCCCCattttgaacatgaagcttgaaTGTACGCTACTTCAAGGCAGcactaccatgctaattctgtaaacaaacatcctgacaagaatgatttattgatgtattattgtgactaaactgagacaacactgtgTATAGgcaatcaaaacaataatatCTTGATGAGACCCCTAATGAGGttcagcagcaaatagcagcaccaataatgttccaggggcggagccagtggtagctagGGCCAAACAGCACCCCCTGAAATTCGATTGGCATCCCCAGAAACCTGTAAATGATCGTCTATTTGCCTTCTCAGCCATTAAATCCGTTTAGCGTTAGCTCAGGCAAGCCATGGAGTCAAGCTCTGCCCAGATCTAACACAAGACTGACCTGGctatgctctgctgctctctctgcatgctgcttttgcaaccctcctccaccccagctcctcccttattctgcctctgactaAATccatgtcattctgttgtcatgtTCTGGTGTTTTCCCTGCTActctccctgccttaggctttcTTTACCCGCATAGGAAGaacaggaacatgtgctgttcctgcttgatacTTTCCATGTAGGCCCATTGGAGGATGAGGgcatcccagaacagccacactcccaaacataaataacagcaataagtgctaAATAATAATTGCTGATGAAGAAATAGTTATAAAgcacaaatcatgtgtttccTGACTGAGCGAGCTATTTAGGCATACTCTGTCACTGAGCAAATCTAAACCTACATTATATTGGTTTAAAAAACTTTCATAAACCTCaccttgtggatattaaaggtcctgtgaagtgaaatctaaagtttttgtcttaacacacttgATACacaatattgccaaaagtattcgctcacccgccttgactcgcatataaactcaagtgacatcccattcttaatccatagggtttaatatgatgtcagtccaccctttgcagctataacagcttcaactcttctgggaaggctttccacaaggtttaggagtgtgtttatgggaatttttcaccattcttccagaagcacatttgtgaggtcacacactgatgttggacaagaaggcctggctctcagtctccgctctaattcatcccaaaggtgttctgtcgggctgaggtcaggactctgtgcaggccagtcaagttcatccacaccaaactctctcatccatgtctttatggaccttgctttgtgcactggtgcacagtcatgttggaacaggaaggggccatccccaaactgttcccgcAAAGTTAGGAGcatgaaattgtccaaaatctcttggtatgctgaagcattcagagttcctttcactggaactaaggggccaagcccagctcctgaaaaacaagcccacaccataatcccccctccaccaaactttacacttggcacaatgcagtcagacaagtaccgttctcctggcaaccaccaaacccagactcatccatcagattaccagatggagaagcgcaatttgtcactccagagaacgtgtctccactgctctagagtccagtggcggcgtgctttacaccactgcatccaacgctttgcgtAGCACTTGGTGATAtgtggcttggatgcagctccTCGGCCATGGAGACCctttccatgaagctctctacacactgttcttgagctaatctgaaggccacatgaagtttggaggtctgtagcaaatGACTCCGCCGAAAGTTGGCGaactctgcgcactatgcgcctcagcatcctctgaccccactctgtcattttcCGTGGCCTACTACtacatggctgagttgctgtcattcccaatggcttccactttgttataataccactgacagttgactgtggaatatttaggagtgaggaaatttcaccactggacttgttgcacaggcggcatcctatcacagaaccacactggaatt
It encodes the following:
- the gask1a gene encoding Golgi-associated kinase 1A isoform X1, with translation MAWRVWSKVCCGQKWLLLLSPLLLLFLTIAVMTMTLPLPLPTTDMDRRASRALSSAGEFRSKSRNVELPPAVAFQQPLTHIHSGAWKSSSEKGARKHSAAPKRFRDAAGNDGSSIRERSHADSLRNKHKSKGIASKRKGASQHSASHQHPHLPAFTGPKHRIKPSNHSSVVKPAAQTYIHVEERKSTAAHISAPADSRVSDRRAANRQTDRWEENQTNTNAETPKHGSHATAEQSEHHQALKTHRQLSGKTDRVNKEQQAVKKPSRDLKKHHNLSEDSSQAKKNPGSSERREALSKPEAAMKKDDSSWCQSFTEQDFPPSDHRRIRISSGLRPLLWFSEDDVQKMELLAEGEVVSKARVPAHGQVMQVALEPPAHQKEDSLQPGAPLRHPESHDERCQRGRCSLIKRTDDWFEVFAFHLDRVLGLNRSLPAVLRTFHSEVLPYRYISGVPRPVVWWDPDIQHLSDGDNDQNSIPLSWTQYQELLKAHCGSGKGLRSAPCVGVQHSEWGGLALFDFLLQVNDRLDRYCCGFTPDPSELCVENLLHTKCAHTKELLLVHILVRKADPSRLVFIDNAGRPEQSSDNLNFRLVEGIDEFPERAVSVLHSGCLESLLLRSLYTDREFWDSQGGASGLRPLIRVVEQRGKILLQHIRDQRLQQERDL
- the gask1a gene encoding Golgi-associated kinase 1A isoform X2 — its product is MAWRVWSKVCCGQKWLLLLSPLLLLFLTIAVMTMTLPLPLPTTDMDRRASRALSSAGEFRSKSRNVELPPAVAFQQPLTHIHSGAWKSSSEKGARKHSAAPKRFRDAAGNDGSSIRERSHADSLRNKHKSKGIASKRKGASQHSASHQHPHLPAFTGPKHRIKPSNHSSVVKPAAQTYIHVEERKSTAAHISAPADSRVSDRRAANRQTDRWEENQTNTNAETPKHGSHATAEQSEHHQALKTHRQLSGKTDRVNKEQQAVKKPSRDLKKHHNLSEDSSQAKKNPGSSERREALSKPEAAMKKDDSSWCQSFTEQDFPPSDHRRIRISSGLRPLLWFSEDDVQKMELLAEGEVVSKARVPAHGQVMQVALEPPAHQKEDSLQPGAPLRHPESHDERCQRGRCSLIKRTDDWFEVFAFHLDRVLGLNRSLPAVLRTFHSEVLPYRYISGVPRPVVWWDPDIQHLSDGDNDQNSIPLSWTQYQELLKAHCGSGKGLRSAPCVGVQHSEWGGLALFDFLLQVRKADPSRLVFIDNAGRPEQSSDNLNFRLVEGIDEFPERAVSVLHSGCLESLLLRSLYTDREFWDSQGGASGLRPLIRVVEQRGKILLQHIRDQRLQQERDL